The following coding sequences are from one Megachile rotundata isolate GNS110a chromosome 13, iyMegRotu1, whole genome shotgun sequence window:
- the LOC105664264 gene encoding uncharacterized protein LOC105664264 produces MRRSIVALAWLSIVLTCSATRREDLERAAELAVEKAAERAAERAVEKVLESGNSTTETKTVRESYSTVRKAPYNRKFEGRSSSLEDEGEKEDDTVDSWRYVSRLSGSRLTGGWLGNVEDEWRRFPRSESSHEISSWQRPRAVTVEKKVPVPVTVEKKVPYPVYQHVPYEVKVPVPQPYIVEKRVPYPVKVFVNVPVEVPEPYTVEKKVPYEVKVDRPVPYTVEVAVPQPYTVEKKVPVEVPVPVPQPYTVDKTVPYEVKVPVKVPQPYQVESRVPVPVKVLVDRPYSVPVPKPYPVEIAKPYPVPVDKPYGVPIKVPVDAPYSVPVERPVPVPVKVPAPEPYAVEKPVQVEVKKHYPVPVKVPVDRPYEVYVTKPVPVPLEKPFPYWVQVPVPVDLRWKTGFKDRKDSNEKRQAERSRSISRYLS; encoded by the exons ATG CGACGAAGTATCGTGGCGTTAGCGTGGCTGTCGATCGTTCTGACCTGTTCAGCCACTCGTCGCGAGGATCTCGAGAGGGCTGCGGAGTTGGCAGTGGAGAAGGCAGCCGAGAGGGCAGCAGAGAGAGCCGTGGAGAAGGTGCTGGAAAGCGGCAATTCCACCACGGAAACGAAAACCGTACGAGAATCGTACTCCACGGTCCGGAAGGCTCCGTACAACAGGAAATTCGAGGGCCGCTCATCGTCGTTAGAGGACGAAGGTGAAAAAGAGGACGACACGGTAGATTCGTGGAGATACGTTTCGAGGCTATCGGGATCGAGACTAACGGGAGGATGGTTGGGCAATGTCGAGGACGAATGGAGAAGATTTCCGAGAAGCGAATCGTCCCACGAGATTTCGTCGTGGCAGCGGCCGAGAGCGGTAACCGTGGAGAAGAAGGTGCCGGTACCTGTTACCGTCGAAAAGAAGGTACCGTATCCGGTGTATCAACACGTACCGTACGAAGTGAAGGTGCCTGTACCGCAACCGTACATCGTCGAGAAGAGAGTCCCGTATCCTGTCAAAGTGTTCGTCAACGTACCCGTCGAGGTGCCTGAACCGTACACCGTCGAGAAGAAAGTACCTTACGAGGTGAAGGTGGACCGACCTGTACCGTATACCGTGGAGGTAGCTGTGCCTCAACCGTATACCGTGGAGAAAAAGGTACCCGTGGAGGTGCCGGTGCCGGTGCCGCAACCGTACACCGTCGATAAAACAGTGCCGTACGAGGTGAAAGTGCCGGTTAAAGTTCCTCAGCCTTACCAAGTGGAGAGCAGAGTACCTGTACCGGTGAAGGTGCTGGTGGACCGACCATATTCCGTACCGGTGCCTAAACCGTATCCGGTGGAGATCGCGAAACCCTATCCGGTgccggtcgataaaccgtacgGTGTACCGATCAAGGTTCCTGTGGACGCACCGTATTCGGTACCGGTCGAGAGGCCGGTACCCGTCCCGGTAAAGGTACCTGCACCCGAGCCCTACGCTGTCGAGAAACCTGTCCAGGTGGAAGTGAAGAAGCATTATCCCGTGCCCGTCAAGGTACCAGTGGACAGACCTTACGAGGTGTACGTGACGAAACCGGTGCCTGTTCCGCTCGAGAAACCGTTTCCTTATTGGGTACAGGTACCGGTACCTGTTGATCTTCGCTGGAAAACTGGTTTCAAGGACAGGAAAGATTCGAACGAGAAACGGCAGGCCGAAAGATCGCGCAGCATCTCGAGATACTTATCCTAG
- the LOC105664239 gene encoding uncharacterized protein LOC105664239 isoform X1 gives MRNSYIKASESTRLIYLRLIQILYPYTEEDRFDFEMGDTSTVVVVFSILLLATAFGSPVEVEEADTSTGQTYKITTTRTPGYMRLQRSFRRSETPSNDSSEEKDREANSSESVEKRYDAYNDQPRNERLEASLSDDLGLDGGAEEAGTFFHDFDGGGLPPVGVPRDGQVLAHDVHEDVQKLVTVVKKVAVPYPVEKTIRYPIVKNIPYPVKVPVLQPYAVEKTIPYPVKVFVNMPFKVPKPVPVVKEVPYPVQVPVDRPVPVKVYIPDPFPVEKKVPYEVKVPVPEPFPIERKIPVPVKVPVHVAQPYPVERVVHYPIRIEVEQPIPVPVSKPYPVPVSKPVPYPVENPVPVPVKVEIPRPVPVPVDKPVPVKVKIPVPVPYPVEKEVPYTVERPVPVPVKVAVDRPVPIHVTKSVPYPIQKPVPYPIKVPVAVPAHRQTVALEHGFGYHDWKR, from the exons ATGAGAAACTCGTATATAAAAGCTAGCGAATCCACGCGACTGATTTACTTACGTCTGATCCAGATTCTGTATCCGTACACCGAAGAAGATCGATTCGACTTCGAGATGGGAGACACG AGTACCGTGGTGGTGGTATTTTCGATACTGTTGTTGGCCACAGCGTTCGGTTCCCCTGTCGAAGTGGAGGAGGCGGACACATCCACCGGACAGACTTACAAAATAACGACAACGAGGACACCGGGGTATATGAGATTACAAAGAAGTTTTCGTCGTTCGGAAACGCCATCGAACGACAGTTCCGAAGAGAAGGATCGCGAAGCGAATTCGTCGGAATCTGTCGAGAAACGCT ATGACGCGTACAACGATCAGCCGAGGAACGAACGGCTGGAAGCGAGCCTCTCGGATGATCTAGGTTTGGACGGTGGTGCGGAAGAAGCAGGAACGTTCTTTCACGACTTCGACGGAGGTGGACTACCTCCTGTCGGTGTGCCTCGCGACGGTCAAGTTCTGGCTCACGATGTCCACGAAGACGTGCAAAAATTGGTGACGGTTGTAAAGAAGGTAGCCGTACCTTACCCCGTAGAAAAAACGATCCGATACCCGATCGTGAAAAATATACCGTATCCAGTGAAGGTACCTGTACTTCAACCGTACGCGGTCGAGAAGACGATACCGTATCCTGTCAAGGTTTTCGTCAATATGCCGTTTAAGGTACCCAAACCGGTGCCCGTGGTGAAAGAGGTACCGTATCCGGTTCAGGTACCGGTCGATCGTCCGGTACCGGTGAAAGTTTACATACCGGATCCGTTCCCGGTAGAAAAGAAGGTTCCTTACGAAGTTAAGGTACCCGTGCCCGAACCGTTCCCTATCGAACGCAAGATACCGGTACCTGTGAAGGTACCTGTACACGTGGCGCAACCTTATCCGGTCGAGAGGGTGGTCCATTATCCGATAAGAATCGAGGTCGAGCAACCGATACCGGTACCCGTATCGAAGCCTTATCCGGTACCCGTGTCCAAGCCGGTACCTTATCCCGTTGAGAACCCAGTACCGGTACCTGTCAAGGTCGAGATTCCTAGGCCGGTACCTGTGCCGGTTGACAAACCGGTACCTGTCAAGGTAAAGATCCCTGTACCGGTACCTTATCCCGTGGAGAAAGAGGTACCGTACACTGTCGAGAGACCGGTACCTGTACCCGTAAAGGTGGCCGTCGATCGACCGGTCCCTATTCACGTGACAAAATCGGTGCCCTATCCTATCCAGAAACCGGTTCCTTATCCTATTAAGGTGCCGGTCGCTGTACCGGCTCATCGTCAAACGGTTGCCCTCGAACACGGCTTTGGATATCACGATTGGAAACGATGA
- the LOC100876560 gene encoding uncharacterized protein LOC100876560 — protein MRFLVYATAIGLLVSSVWAEEKSEKAEASVDEKATKKQEKRGLLGLGYGYSYDGGYDIGAGGHGGLELSGGYGHLGYSGGYGGHILDAGHEHVKTVTVVKNVAVPYPVEKHVPYPVEKPVPYPVKVPVPQPYPVEKPYPVKVLVKVPVHVPQPYPVEKKVPYPVHVPVDRPYPVKVLVPQPYPVEKHIPYPVKVPVPQPYPVEKPVPVPVKVPVHIPAPYPVERLVPIKVPVDRPVHVPVPKPYPVHIERPVPYPVEKPVPVAVKVPVDRPYPVPVEKPYPVAVKVPVPQPYPVERPVPYPVERPVPVEVKVPVDRPYPVHIERPVPYPVEKPVPVPIKVPVAVPVHHHDSGHDWAGSHGYH, from the exons ATGAGATTTCTG GTGTACGCGACAGCGATCGGCCTGCTGGTCTCGTCCGTATGGGCGGAGGAGAAGAGCGAGAAAGCGGAGGCATCGGTGGACGAGAAAGCAACCAAGAAACAAGAAAAACGTGGTCTGTTGGGTCTCGGTTACGGCTACAGCTACGACGGAGGTTACGATATCGGCGCAGGTGGACACGGTGGTCTGGAACTGAGCGGCGGATACGGTCACCTGGGATACTCCGGAGGTTACGGAGGACACATTCTGGACGCGGGACACGAGCACGTGAAGACCGTGACCGTGGTGAAGAACGTGGCCGTTCCGTACCCCGTGGAGAAGCACGTGCCTTATCCCGTGGAAAAGCCGGTACCGTACCCGGTGAAGGTTCCGGTACCGCAGCCGTATCCCGTCGAGAAACCCTACCCGGTGAAGGTCCTGGTGAAAGTTCCGGTGCACGTACCGCAGCCTTACCCCGTGGAGAAGAAGGTTCCGTACCCAGTCCATGTGCCCGTTGACCGTCCGTATCCCGTAAAAGTTTTGGTACCTCAGCCTTACCCGGTCGAGAAGCACATTCCTTACCCGGTGAAGGTCCCCGTACCTCAACCGTACCCCGTCGAGAAGCCCGTCCCGGTGCCCGTAAAAGTTCCGGTCCATATACCGGCGCCCTATCCAGTGGAAAGATTGGTTCCAATCAAGGTTCCCGTCGATCGTCCTGTTCACGTGCCGGTACCTAAACCCTACCCCGTGCACATCGAAAGACCCGTGCCGTACCCCGTGGAGAAACCAGTGCCCGTAGCCGTCAAGGTACCCGTCGACAGACCGTATCCTGTACCCGTCGAGAAGCCGTACCCTGTCGCGGTTAAGGTACCCGTGCCGCAACCGTACCCGGTCGAGAGGCCTGTACCCTATCCCGTGGAGAGACCGGTACCCGTCGAAGTCAAGGTTCCGGTAGACAGACCGTATCCCGTACACATCGAGCGACCGGTACCTTATCCGGTCGAGAAGCCTGTACCGGTTCCCATCAAAGTACCGGTAGCTGTTCCTGTTCACCATCACGATAGCGGTCACGATTGGGCGGGTAGCCATGGTTATCATTAA
- the LOC105664238 gene encoding uncharacterized protein LOC105664238: MNILVTTILVGLVAASVCEEAVKDVESSESTVEKKQEKRGLSHYEGGAEGGDYGGGHEIALSGGEGGDYGGGSEGGYESYGGGYGYQEGGKVKVITIEKSVKIPYPVEKKVHYPVEKEIPYPVKVPVPEPYPVEKKIPVPVKVLVKVPVHIPQPYPVEKKIPYPVHVPVERPVPHKVYVPQPYPVEKKIPYPVKVPVPQPYPVEKPVPYTVKVIEHVPQPFPVEKPIPYPVNVPVERPYPVHIPKPYPVPVEKHVPVPVEKPVPYPVKVHVERPVGVPVEKPVPVEVKVPVPAPYPVEKHVPVPVEKPVPYPVKVPVERPVAVPVEKHVPVPVAKPVPYPVKVPVAVSVHGHYGGGGYGGGGYDGGYESSYGEH; encoded by the exons ATGAACATTTTG GTAACCACGATATTGGTGGGTTTGGTGGCCGCGTCGGTCTGCGAGGAGGCCGTGAAGGACGTCGAGTCTTCGGAGTCGACAGTGGAAAAGAAGCAGGAGAAGCGAGGGTTGAGTCATTACGAGGGAGGCGCGGAAGGCGGTGACTACGGGGGTGGACACGAAATCGCTCTATCGGGTGGAGAGGGTGGCGATTACGGCGGTGGATCCGAGGGCGGTTACGAAAGTTACGGAGGTGGTTACGGTTACCAAGAGGGTGGCAAAGTAAAAGTAATCACGATCGAGAAGAGCGTGAAGATACCGTATCCGGTCGAGAAGAAAGTTCACTATCCGGTGGAAAAAGAGATACCGTACCCGGTGAAAGTTCCCGTGCCCGAGCCGTACCCTGTCGAGAAGAAGATACCTGTACCGGTGAAGGTTCTGGTGAAGGTACCCGTACACATTCCCCAACCTTATCCGGTAGAGAAGAAGATACCGTACCCGGTCCATGTGCCCGTAGAAAGACCGGTACCGCACAAGGTGTACGTACCGCAACCGTACCCGGTCGAGAAGAAGATCCCGTACCCCGTAAAGGTACCAGTGCCGCAACCGTACCCGGTCGAGAAGCCTGTGCCTTACACCGTCAAGGTGATCGAACACGTGCCTCAACCGTTCCCGGTCGAGAAGCCCATTCCCTACCCGGTGAACGTGCCCGTAGAAAGGCCGTACCCTGTCCATATTCCCAAACCGTACCCGGTGCCCGTCGAGAAGCACGTTCCGGTTCCCGTGGAGAAGCCGGTACCCTATCCCGTGAAGGTACACGTGGAGAGACCGGTAGGAGTGCCGGTGGAGAAGCCGGTACCCGTGGAAGTTAAGGTACCGGTGCCGGCTCCGTATCCCGTGGAGAAGCACGTACCTGTCCCTGTGGAGAAGCCGGTGCCTTATCCGGTAAAGGTACCCGTCGAACGACCGGTTGCGGTACCGGTCGAGAAACACGTGCCTGTGCCTGTGGCTAAACCCGTACCCTACCCGGTCAAGGTACCCGTAGCCGTATCGGTGCACGGCCACTATGGCGGAGGAGGTTACGGCGGAGGAGGTTACGACGGTGGCTACGAGTCTAGTTACGGGGAGCATTGA
- the LOC105664239 gene encoding uncharacterized protein LOC105664239 isoform X2 translates to MGRTDGKSSSFSGFIAFSILYPYTEEDRFDFEMGDTSTVVVVFSILLLATAFGSPVEVEEADTSTGQTYKITTTRTPGYMRLQRSFRRSETPSNDSSEEKDREANSSESVEKRYDAYNDQPRNERLEASLSDDLGLDGGAEEAGTFFHDFDGGGLPPVGVPRDGQVLAHDVHEDVQKLVTVVKKVAVPYPVEKTIRYPIVKNIPYPVKVPVLQPYAVEKTIPYPVKVFVNMPFKVPKPVPVVKEVPYPVQVPVDRPVPVKVYIPDPFPVEKKVPYEVKVPVPEPFPIERKIPVPVKVPVHVAQPYPVERVVHYPIRIEVEQPIPVPVSKPYPVPVSKPVPYPVENPVPVPVKVEIPRPVPVPVDKPVPVKVKIPVPVPYPVEKEVPYTVERPVPVPVKVAVDRPVPIHVTKSVPYPIQKPVPYPIKVPVAVPAHRQTVALEHGFGYHDWKR, encoded by the exons ATGGGCCGGACCGATGGGAAATCGAGTTCTTTCAGCGGATTCATCGCGTTCTCG ATTCTGTATCCGTACACCGAAGAAGATCGATTCGACTTCGAGATGGGAGACACG AGTACCGTGGTGGTGGTATTTTCGATACTGTTGTTGGCCACAGCGTTCGGTTCCCCTGTCGAAGTGGAGGAGGCGGACACATCCACCGGACAGACTTACAAAATAACGACAACGAGGACACCGGGGTATATGAGATTACAAAGAAGTTTTCGTCGTTCGGAAACGCCATCGAACGACAGTTCCGAAGAGAAGGATCGCGAAGCGAATTCGTCGGAATCTGTCGAGAAACGCT ATGACGCGTACAACGATCAGCCGAGGAACGAACGGCTGGAAGCGAGCCTCTCGGATGATCTAGGTTTGGACGGTGGTGCGGAAGAAGCAGGAACGTTCTTTCACGACTTCGACGGAGGTGGACTACCTCCTGTCGGTGTGCCTCGCGACGGTCAAGTTCTGGCTCACGATGTCCACGAAGACGTGCAAAAATTGGTGACGGTTGTAAAGAAGGTAGCCGTACCTTACCCCGTAGAAAAAACGATCCGATACCCGATCGTGAAAAATATACCGTATCCAGTGAAGGTACCTGTACTTCAACCGTACGCGGTCGAGAAGACGATACCGTATCCTGTCAAGGTTTTCGTCAATATGCCGTTTAAGGTACCCAAACCGGTGCCCGTGGTGAAAGAGGTACCGTATCCGGTTCAGGTACCGGTCGATCGTCCGGTACCGGTGAAAGTTTACATACCGGATCCGTTCCCGGTAGAAAAGAAGGTTCCTTACGAAGTTAAGGTACCCGTGCCCGAACCGTTCCCTATCGAACGCAAGATACCGGTACCTGTGAAGGTACCTGTACACGTGGCGCAACCTTATCCGGTCGAGAGGGTGGTCCATTATCCGATAAGAATCGAGGTCGAGCAACCGATACCGGTACCCGTATCGAAGCCTTATCCGGTACCCGTGTCCAAGCCGGTACCTTATCCCGTTGAGAACCCAGTACCGGTACCTGTCAAGGTCGAGATTCCTAGGCCGGTACCTGTGCCGGTTGACAAACCGGTACCTGTCAAGGTAAAGATCCCTGTACCGGTACCTTATCCCGTGGAGAAAGAGGTACCGTACACTGTCGAGAGACCGGTACCTGTACCCGTAAAGGTGGCCGTCGATCGACCGGTCCCTATTCACGTGACAAAATCGGTGCCCTATCCTATCCAGAAACCGGTTCCTTATCCTATTAAGGTGCCGGTCGCTGTACCGGCTCATCGTCAAACGGTTGCCCTCGAACACGGCTTTGGATATCACGATTGGAAACGATGA